The Halapricum desulfuricans genome includes a region encoding these proteins:
- a CDS encoding DUF262 domain-containing protein, producing the protein MKADTLDLKDIFRKDTRYVVPRFQRPYVWNEEEHWQLLWEDLRLVVDELMTRREEAETQIERDDAQLETSPHFLGAIVLDQQSTPTQKLETREIIDGQQRLITLQVLLSAARAVSVDLDDSGSASVFEKLMFNDRDLIREDTDRLKVWPIEADQDAFINVMSLSDPDSDVSELDGDEILHECFRYFRTRIKEWIESGEQPANERLDALVTTMWTLIRVVVIDLEDNDDAQVIFETLNARGTPLLAADLIKNYLFREAAIEQTDPGELHDTYWAQFDEDEWREDISQGRLERPKIDVFIMHWLTMKMRQQVRAKKLFPAFRKYLDRTDHTTEEVVRDIDHYASIYQQISESDTESREGIFFHRLDVLDTTTPFPVLLWMFGQDDIPDSQRVKAIEAIESWLMRRMLCRLTTKNYNNIFIELLEVLEQTDSEEVGDTVVGYFQSKEGESDYWPEDDEVSESMVELQYWARINQRRLKMVFAAIERNLRDTGYSETLEITQDLEIEHLLPQEWSHHWSLPGERAAEVERMERDEIKNTIGNLTVLTDKLNPSISNAAWDDKRDSIQEYTVLRVNQHLVTNWPEEWNEETIAERGEWLSEQAIEVWPGPSASHW; encoded by the coding sequence ATGAAAGCGGACACGCTCGATCTGAAGGACATCTTTCGGAAGGATACGAGGTACGTCGTACCGAGGTTTCAGCGCCCCTACGTTTGGAACGAGGAGGAACACTGGCAGCTCCTCTGGGAGGACCTCCGGCTCGTCGTCGACGAGCTGATGACCCGCCGGGAGGAGGCAGAGACACAGATAGAGCGCGACGACGCCCAACTCGAAACGTCGCCACATTTCCTGGGTGCGATCGTTCTCGATCAGCAATCGACACCCACCCAGAAGTTAGAGACCCGGGAAATCATCGATGGCCAACAGCGACTCATCACGCTACAGGTGCTCCTCTCTGCCGCACGTGCAGTATCGGTGGATCTCGATGACTCCGGATCTGCCTCGGTCTTCGAGAAGCTGATGTTCAACGATAGGGACCTGATTCGGGAGGACACGGACCGACTCAAGGTCTGGCCGATCGAAGCGGACCAGGACGCATTCATTAATGTGATGTCCCTCTCCGATCCCGACTCCGACGTGTCCGAACTCGATGGCGACGAGATACTCCACGAGTGTTTCCGGTATTTCCGCACCCGGATCAAGGAGTGGATCGAGAGCGGCGAACAGCCAGCAAACGAGCGACTTGACGCTCTGGTGACCACGATGTGGACGCTGATCCGCGTCGTCGTCATCGATCTCGAAGACAACGACGACGCGCAAGTTATCTTCGAGACGCTGAACGCCCGCGGAACTCCACTGCTCGCCGCCGATCTGATCAAGAACTACCTGTTCCGTGAGGCGGCCATCGAACAGACCGATCCCGGGGAGTTGCACGACACGTACTGGGCTCAGTTCGACGAGGACGAGTGGCGAGAGGACATCTCGCAGGGTCGTCTGGAACGCCCGAAAATAGACGTATTTATTATGCACTGGCTCACGATGAAGATGCGCCAGCAGGTCCGGGCCAAGAAGCTCTTCCCGGCTTTTCGCAAGTACCTCGATCGGACCGACCACACCACCGAGGAAGTCGTTCGGGATATCGACCACTACGCGTCGATCTATCAGCAGATCTCCGAATCGGACACAGAGTCGCGTGAGGGAATCTTTTTCCACCGTCTAGACGTTCTCGATACGACGACACCGTTTCCGGTTCTCCTCTGGATGTTCGGTCAGGACGACATCCCGGACTCCCAGCGAGTGAAAGCAATCGAAGCGATCGAAAGCTGGTTGATGCGTCGCATGTTGTGCCGTCTGACGACAAAGAACTACAACAACATATTCATCGAGCTGTTGGAAGTGCTCGAGCAAACCGACTCTGAAGAGGTCGGGGACACCGTCGTCGGGTACTTCCAGAGCAAGGAGGGTGAGAGCGACTACTGGCCCGAAGACGACGAGGTCAGCGAATCGATGGTCGAACTACAGTACTGGGCACGGATCAATCAGCGACGGCTGAAGATGGTGTTCGCTGCGATCGAGCGAAATCTCCGGGACACTGGATACAGCGAGACGCTGGAGATCACGCAGGATCTGGAAATCGAGCATCTTCTCCCACAGGAGTGGTCACATCACTGGTCGCTGCCCGGCGAACGGGCAGCGGAGGTTGAGCGAATGGAGCGAGACGAAATCAAGAACACGATCGGTAATCTGACGGTCCTGACTGACAAACTCAATCCCTCGATTTCGAACGCAGCATGGGATGACAAGCGTGACTCGATCCAGGAGTACACGGTACTCCGGGTGAATCAACACCTCGTCACGAACTGGCCGGAGGAGTGGAATGAGGAGACAATCGCCGAGCGCGGAGAGTGGCTTTCCGAGCAGGCGATCGAAGTCTGGCCCGGCCCGAGCGCATCACACTGGTAA
- a CDS encoding DUF499 domain-containing protein — translation MAETEPLSTTLSDTVTLSRELREEGQIDGQVKLYNVEDDGEFESDAELFFERTLMTQGLREALTILRDSLTGDDPRGTHILYGPYGSGKSHQMVALYHCFDDPAAAGEWASDSVEGFDAALPDSAIPITVAMQNEQYEYLWEPFFEALDYDPGTYESGGYPDMQTIKEAVGDDTVAFFVDELEDWFDTLQGDRKSANKAFLQALLESTALSDLELYTIVSVLREGSEVHDILNREQAVEVNMNNQVDKREVLRHRLIDSVNESVAREIVNEYFDAYDQSDHVDLPDDLLSDMHDLYPFHPVLMDALETRYYADEGNQNTRGMIYLFSKVLLEMRDQTDLITHGDIDAIEFEDELAKINYERLNAATGDIQNRIDTDEVPHGRRILNTILLYSLKPSEGEGANVSEIVMGAYRTGDLVSDVVLNLERLHGVAWHLHKLNGKYAIRDRQNPNALIRNAAVDVSETSAKAEIADFITDIFGSNAHPVGFRTNDIQDIPDNREIKVVVKDDQWTQEEVKQVITNDGRGREWRNTLVFVQPSGDKAIESGTRYIDKARYIEGARQVLADESLDDEIRASIQGMKDQEEDELREEIQLLYGEVLDGDDLLNEFDLAAPMDLDVFVLDEAELDASNIADSAAADPFDIQGHIWSIAEDLLDRRGEASIEDIYEQFLRDPELPIPGSANDVLNATVEALDDKPVLARDTGGFRDDLSGSSLDTVLVHQDDVKVWGVDDVEQELRQRFGSGTTAIDIGDFELDLVEDGEVWIDGDSHDVVMRAIGRLSQEDQYVIVRGNEILDKPKSDATLRDVGSATTVGASYIVDQIEAKISEDGYANLDTIIGEIRADETVFLPPDETETAAREAVNEFLVDDYLLEAGGRYLDSLGDRDPTTVKVVPTVPDRIGEQILEYIDDLDAEDQFTVNKVAERFDSSISEYMVRTYLLENIGKDEQPEYVVNTTGSDKASDWVPGYPFRRADPEAETWRFEYKGDDIAALRTKWRDNHQTGTVEYGDVTFMLPDREGVPGALQGTADIERTQVSLTLVSEQDYTKVQDLFERMPDEASSVKVEISFQTE, via the coding sequence ATGGCAGAAACAGAACCGCTGTCCACCACTCTCTCGGATACGGTGACGCTGAGTCGTGAACTACGAGAGGAAGGACAGATAGACGGGCAGGTAAAACTCTACAACGTCGAAGACGACGGTGAATTCGAGTCCGACGCCGAGCTCTTCTTCGAGCGAACGCTGATGACGCAGGGGCTTCGGGAAGCGCTGACTATTCTGCGTGATTCGCTGACCGGAGACGACCCTCGTGGCACCCATATCCTCTACGGGCCCTACGGAAGTGGGAAATCTCACCAGATGGTCGCGCTTTACCACTGTTTCGACGATCCGGCAGCAGCCGGTGAGTGGGCCAGCGACTCCGTCGAGGGCTTCGACGCCGCGCTTCCGGACTCCGCGATCCCGATCACGGTCGCGATGCAGAACGAACAGTACGAGTACCTCTGGGAGCCGTTCTTCGAGGCGCTAGACTACGACCCCGGGACGTACGAATCGGGCGGCTATCCCGACATGCAGACGATCAAAGAGGCCGTCGGCGACGACACGGTCGCGTTCTTCGTGGACGAACTCGAGGACTGGTTCGACACGCTTCAGGGCGACCGCAAGAGTGCGAACAAGGCCTTCCTTCAGGCTCTCCTCGAATCAACGGCTCTCTCCGATCTGGAGCTCTACACCATCGTCTCTGTCCTCCGTGAGGGTTCCGAGGTTCACGATATTCTGAATCGCGAGCAGGCAGTCGAAGTCAACATGAACAACCAGGTGGACAAGCGCGAAGTCTTGCGCCACCGCCTGATCGATTCCGTCAACGAAAGTGTTGCTCGGGAGATCGTCAACGAATACTTCGACGCTTACGACCAGTCCGACCACGTCGATCTGCCCGACGACCTGCTGTCGGACATGCACGACCTCTACCCGTTCCACCCCGTGCTGATGGATGCCCTCGAGACGCGTTACTACGCTGACGAGGGTAACCAGAACACGCGCGGGATGATCTACCTCTTCTCGAAGGTCCTGCTCGAGATGCGAGATCAGACCGATCTGATCACGCACGGGGACATCGACGCCATCGAGTTCGAAGACGAACTGGCGAAGATCAACTACGAGCGCCTAAACGCTGCGACTGGAGACATACAGAACCGGATTGATACCGATGAGGTTCCGCACGGTCGCCGAATCCTGAATACGATCCTTCTCTACTCGCTCAAGCCCAGCGAGGGCGAAGGAGCAAACGTCTCTGAAATCGTCATGGGGGCGTACCGGACCGGCGACCTCGTCTCCGACGTCGTTCTCAACCTCGAACGGTTGCACGGCGTCGCTTGGCATCTCCACAAACTCAACGGCAAGTACGCGATCCGCGATCGACAGAACCCGAACGCGCTCATCCGAAACGCAGCCGTTGACGTCTCGGAAACGTCTGCGAAGGCGGAGATTGCAGATTTCATCACTGACATCTTCGGCTCTAATGCACACCCTGTCGGATTCAGAACGAACGACATCCAAGATATTCCAGACAACCGCGAGATCAAGGTTGTCGTCAAGGATGATCAGTGGACGCAGGAAGAAGTCAAGCAGGTAATCACGAATGACGGCCGTGGGCGCGAGTGGCGAAACACCCTCGTGTTCGTCCAGCCATCGGGCGACAAGGCAATCGAATCCGGGACTCGCTACATCGACAAGGCTCGCTACATCGAAGGGGCACGCCAGGTCCTCGCCGACGAATCCCTCGATGATGAGATACGGGCGTCGATCCAGGGAATGAAAGACCAGGAAGAGGACGAACTCCGGGAAGAGATTCAGCTCCTCTACGGTGAAGTCCTCGACGGTGACGACCTGCTCAACGAGTTCGACCTCGCGGCCCCGATGGATCTCGACGTGTTCGTCCTGGACGAGGCAGAACTCGATGCGTCGAATATCGCCGACTCTGCTGCGGCCGACCCGTTCGACATCCAGGGCCACATCTGGTCGATCGCTGAGGATCTGCTCGATCGGCGTGGCGAAGCGTCTATCGAAGATATCTACGAGCAGTTCCTGCGCGATCCGGAGCTTCCCATCCCGGGGAGTGCCAACGACGTGCTGAACGCGACTGTCGAGGCGCTCGATGACAAACCAGTCCTCGCCAGAGACACTGGCGGGTTCCGCGATGACCTCTCCGGAAGTTCTCTGGACACCGTTCTGGTCCATCAGGACGACGTGAAGGTCTGGGGTGTCGATGACGTCGAGCAGGAGCTTCGACAGCGCTTCGGCAGCGGGACGACGGCCATCGACATTGGCGACTTCGAGCTGGATCTCGTCGAAGATGGGGAGGTCTGGATCGACGGTGACAGCCACGACGTCGTGATGCGGGCGATCGGCCGTCTGAGCCAAGAGGATCAGTACGTCATCGTTCGTGGGAACGAGATTCTCGACAAGCCGAAGTCTGACGCGACGCTCCGTGACGTCGGCAGCGCAACGACGGTTGGCGCGTCGTACATCGTCGATCAGATTGAGGCGAAGATCAGCGAGGACGGATACGCGAACCTCGACACGATTATCGGCGAAATTCGCGCCGACGAAACGGTGTTCCTGCCACCGGACGAAACCGAAACCGCAGCTCGCGAGGCCGTCAACGAGTTCCTCGTAGACGACTACCTTCTCGAAGCCGGTGGTCGCTACCTCGATTCGCTGGGCGATCGCGACCCGACGACGGTCAAGGTCGTGCCGACCGTTCCGGATCGGATCGGTGAGCAGATTCTGGAGTACATCGACGACCTGGATGCCGAGGACCAATTCACCGTGAACAAGGTCGCCGAGCGCTTCGACAGCAGTATTTCGGAGTACATGGTTCGGACGTACCTGCTGGAGAACATCGGCAAGGACGAGCAACCGGAGTACGTCGTCAACACGACCGGCTCGGACAAAGCGTCCGACTGGGTCCCAGGATATCCGTTCCGGCGGGCCGATCCAGAGGCCGAGACGTGGCGCTTCGAGTACAAGGGCGACGACATTGCCGCTCTCCGGACGAAGTGGCGCGATAATCACCAGACCGGGACTGTCGAGTACGGCGACGTCACGTTCATGCTGCCCGACCGTGAGGGCGTCCCGGGCGCGTTGCAGGGGACTGCTGACATCGAACGGACACAAGTGAGCCTGACGCTGGTGTCCGAGCAGGACTATACGAAGGTGCAGGATCTGTTCGAGCGGATGCCCGACGAAGCGTCAAGTGTGAAGGTCGAGATTAGCTTCCAGACGGAGTGA
- a CDS encoding TrlF family AAA-like ATPase: protein MVSFDTPGGAKFYKADLHIHTPGSHDYDDKDAAPDDLVAEFENKNLDLVAVTDHNTGEYFEQLQEAAEGSSVTVLPGVEITTGQSGEHQIHMTAVFPPEEADALSPFLHDIGIRGDPEHAIAEDTIPKICDKTRDYGGLPILAHIDVEAGADFELTDRNNPTRQKVFDPERVAALEVVAEETADEFEDFAHIRSSDAHSLADIGSRYTFIKMDSPTFEGLRTAFADPESRLSLTSEPTTHPSVDGLLSHNGFLQDRHLQLNKNLNCLIGGKGTGKSTVIEQIRYALDIDPRSDDIEDDYNALIENTLRPDGIVEVLVTATNSDQYRIRREYGEEPEIERIPNTEDSEPQEVDLTIEQFRTEFFDVEIHSQRELVELARNEIDQLDLLDSYFDINDEIEARESVKQDIRAKNREIADLREEVDSLKAEKERFEALKQQVEVMEQKGVEEYVEGQEEWEQERAALSNVIGDVEALEEEVSSLALADQLSLTEVDDGPNEDLLQSVNETISELQDDIAEHEKELKRIVNEGRGDIEDIREKWNEENEKREKEHESLADEIEEEIGVDIEEFFDKKAELEDLRGVSEDLENKRGRLRDARGEKADLLDDLQAARQNLSQARKEGIEELNAQLGNVRVSLHSQSNRDEYTDWVNHVLEGSGVWTEHKEQITETIDPPELAEIVRNNDTETLCELADVTPTTAENFVTHDDLVEQLTKLELYEIHDRPVIELNDGGWKELNEMSDGQQCTALLSIAMIEREVPLIIDQPEDMLDNKFIFTDVVDILRSIKQDRQVVAATHNANIPIIGDAEQIVVMRSNGRAGFYRDCGSIDDDEIKALAQDILEGGETAFKRRREMYHRVV, encoded by the coding sequence ATGGTATCATTTGATACGCCAGGCGGAGCGAAGTTCTACAAAGCGGACCTCCACATACATACACCCGGATCACACGATTACGACGATAAAGATGCTGCGCCAGATGATCTAGTCGCGGAGTTCGAAAATAAGAACCTCGACCTAGTGGCTGTCACCGACCACAATACCGGAGAGTATTTCGAACAGCTTCAAGAGGCGGCTGAGGGTTCAAGCGTCACAGTTCTGCCCGGGGTGGAAATTACAACGGGACAAAGCGGGGAACATCAAATACACATGACTGCAGTCTTCCCTCCCGAGGAAGCTGATGCCTTGTCTCCCTTCCTACATGATATCGGCATCAGAGGAGACCCGGAACATGCGATCGCTGAAGACACGATTCCGAAAATTTGTGACAAGACTCGCGATTATGGGGGCCTTCCGATATTAGCGCACATTGATGTGGAGGCTGGTGCTGACTTCGAGCTGACTGATCGAAACAATCCGACTCGGCAGAAGGTATTTGATCCCGAAAGAGTCGCTGCTCTGGAAGTCGTCGCAGAGGAAACGGCCGATGAATTCGAGGACTTCGCTCACATCCGCTCTTCTGACGCCCATTCCTTGGCAGATATCGGATCAAGATATACCTTTATCAAGATGGATTCACCCACCTTCGAGGGACTGCGTACAGCGTTTGCGGACCCAGAGTCCCGGCTCTCCCTGACTAGTGAACCAACCACGCATCCGAGTGTGGATGGTTTGCTCAGTCACAACGGGTTCCTTCAGGACAGACATCTCCAACTGAATAAGAATCTCAATTGTCTCATCGGGGGCAAAGGGACAGGAAAATCAACTGTCATCGAACAGATCCGTTACGCTCTGGACATCGATCCACGCTCGGATGATATCGAAGACGATTATAACGCTCTCATTGAGAACACCCTTCGACCCGATGGGATAGTGGAAGTGTTAGTCACTGCTACGAATAGTGATCAATACCGAATTAGACGTGAGTACGGCGAAGAACCGGAAATCGAACGGATACCGAATACTGAGGATAGCGAGCCACAGGAAGTGGACCTCACGATTGAGCAGTTTAGAACGGAATTTTTCGATGTCGAGATCCACAGCCAGAGAGAACTAGTCGAGTTAGCTCGGAATGAGATTGATCAACTGGATCTACTCGACTCCTACTTCGACATCAATGACGAAATCGAGGCACGTGAGTCGGTAAAACAGGATATTAGAGCAAAAAACCGTGAGATCGCTGATCTCCGTGAGGAGGTAGACTCTCTTAAGGCCGAAAAAGAGAGGTTTGAAGCGTTGAAACAGCAGGTCGAGGTGATGGAGCAGAAGGGTGTAGAAGAATACGTCGAGGGCCAGGAGGAGTGGGAACAAGAACGAGCGGCGCTCAGTAACGTCATTGGAGATGTCGAAGCCTTAGAGGAAGAAGTCTCATCGCTCGCTCTCGCTGACCAGCTATCGCTCACCGAGGTTGACGATGGTCCGAACGAAGATTTGCTTCAATCTGTAAATGAGACGATTTCAGAACTACAAGACGATATCGCTGAACATGAGAAGGAGCTAAAAAGAATTGTCAATGAGGGGCGTGGAGACATCGAAGATATTCGCGAGAAGTGGAACGAGGAGAATGAGAAGCGCGAGAAAGAGCACGAGTCTCTTGCAGACGAGATCGAAGAAGAGATTGGTGTCGATATTGAGGAATTCTTCGATAAAAAGGCCGAATTAGAGGATTTGAGAGGTGTATCGGAAGACTTGGAAAATAAACGGGGACGCCTACGAGACGCCCGTGGTGAGAAAGCTGATCTTCTGGACGACCTCCAAGCGGCCCGACAAAATCTCAGCCAGGCCAGAAAGGAAGGGATTGAAGAACTGAATGCTCAGTTAGGCAACGTCAGAGTGTCACTTCACAGCCAATCGAACCGGGATGAATACACGGACTGGGTCAACCACGTGCTGGAAGGTTCGGGTGTCTGGACTGAGCATAAAGAGCAAATCACTGAAACCATCGATCCGCCAGAATTAGCCGAGATTGTTCGTAATAATGATACCGAAACTCTCTGTGAACTCGCCGATGTCACCCCGACGACTGCTGAGAATTTCGTCACTCATGACGACCTCGTTGAGCAGCTGACTAAGTTAGAGCTTTACGAGATTCACGATCGGCCGGTCATCGAACTCAATGATGGCGGTTGGAAAGAACTCAATGAGATGTCCGATGGTCAGCAATGCACAGCCCTTCTTTCCATCGCGATGATTGAGCGTGAAGTTCCGTTAATCATAGACCAACCGGAAGATATGCTCGACAATAAATTCATCTTCACTGATGTGGTGGATATTCTCCGTTCGATCAAGCAGGACCGACAAGTGGTCGCAGCGACGCATAACGCGAATATCCCCATCATAGGCGATGCTGAGCAGATAGTCGTAATGAGATCTAATGGACGTGCTGGTTTCTATCGGGATTGTGGTTCCATCGACGACGACGAAATCAAAGCACTAGCACAAGATATCCTTGAAGGCGGAGAAACGGCTTTCAAAAGACGGAGAGAGATGTATCATCGGGTTGTGTAA